From a region of the Candidatus Gracilibacteria bacterium genome:
- a CDS encoding bifunctional 5,10-methylenetetrahydrofolate dehydrogenase/5,10-methenyltetrahydrofolate cyclohydrolase, with translation MKIDGKKIAQTIYDELKIKIQDSPTKPCLGAILVGDSASPSLRYIKQKRKFAEQIGMEFTLFHYPADISESSLLDHIKEINKDNSVSGYIVQLPLPQHIDTHKIFQAIDPSKDIDGFHPLNQGKLMLGDESGFIPCTPKGILRLLNEYDITLAGKKVVILGRSNIVGKPMALLCINAGATVVSCNSQTPDFTMYTKDADIVILATGQAHILTESMIGSNTVVIDVGFSIIDGKLQGDATYDTILKQGNLITPVPGGVGPMTVAMLIEQCYIAHQKSLGKRKQ, from the coding sequence ATGAAAATTGATGGAAAAAAAATAGCTCAAACTATATACGATGAGCTTAAAATAAAAATACAGGATTCACCAACAAAGCCATGTTTGTGAGCTATTTTAGTATGAGATTCAGCTTCACCGAGTTTGAGGTATATAAAACAGAAACGTAAATTTGCTGAGCAAATTTGAATGGAGTTTACCCTCTTTCATTATCCAGCTGATATATCTGAGTCATCACTTTTAGATCACATAAAAGAAATTAACAAGGATAATTCTGTATCTGGGTATATCGTGCAACTCCCTCTTCCTCAACATATTGATACACATAAAATTTTTCAAGCCATTGATCCCAGTAAAGATATAGATTGATTTCACCCACTCAATCAATGAAAACTTATGCTTTGAGATGAGAGCTGATTTATTCCTTGCACTCCAAAATGAATTCTGAGACTTCTCAATGAGTATGATATCACGCTTGCATGAAAAAAAGTAGTGATACTGGGCAGAAGTAATATTGTGTGAAAACCAATGGCTCTTTTATGTATAAACGCATGAGCAACTGTTGTGAGCTGCAATTCTCAGACTCCCGATTTTACAATGTATACAAAAGATGCTGATATAGTAATATTAGCTACAGGACAAGCTCATATACTTACGGAATCGATGATAGGAAGTAATACTGTCGTAATAGATGTAGGTTTTAGTATTATAGATTGAAAACTGCAATGAGACGCAACATACGATACTATACTGAAACAATGAAATCTCATCACTCCTGTACCTGGTTGAGTAGGGCCAATGACCGTTGCCATGCTTATAGAACAATGTTATATTGCTCATCAAAAATCACTATGAAAACGGAAACAATAA